In the Salinirubrum litoreum genome, one interval contains:
- a CDS encoding ABC transporter substrate-binding protein: protein MTEDENVTRRTYLTAAGVTSAVGMTALSGCLGGGGGGSDGETSSGDDSDSGMDDGGDSDSESSSSMNSLEVQHAWGGGDGKAAFSALIEGFREEYPDVEFDVQPVSGGANKNLNSVIKKRARNQNLPGTWQDWPGANLLQFTEASLLGDIEEDVWSQNNMKEAYLEGPKRAARPDGTYVTVPINIHRLNNLFYNKSLVEESSIDVESLSSPDDLIDAMSAVGDNTEAVGMAQSTKAPWTTLQLWAAVFMGQHGSSAYMDFLNGDANRDDIKNAFETVANYADYFNSDAATISWTEGNSKVMNGEAAFIHQGDWAAGAYRGNDEFNYDDDWGHIPFPGTSGLYALNMDSFPYGTNGGDGNPSPEATKKFLTYCGTKDAQIRFNKNKGSIPPRSDVSSDEFGPFLSKQMDDFSNSDAQPPSVTHGLGVKPGMLSDLKSVVSDFTANLNPDAAADGFVQVFE from the coding sequence ATGACAGAAGACGAAAACGTTACACGGCGGACGTATCTCACGGCGGCGGGCGTCACGAGCGCGGTCGGGATGACCGCGCTGAGTGGCTGTCTCGGCGGCGGTGGCGGCGGTTCGGACGGCGAGACGAGTTCCGGCGACGACTCCGACTCCGGGATGGACGACGGCGGCGACTCCGACTCGGAGTCGTCCTCGTCGATGAACTCGCTCGAAGTCCAGCACGCCTGGGGTGGCGGCGACGGGAAGGCCGCCTTCTCCGCGCTGATCGAGGGGTTCCGAGAGGAGTACCCGGACGTGGAGTTCGACGTTCAACCGGTCTCCGGCGGCGCGAACAAGAACCTCAACTCCGTCATCAAGAAGCGTGCTCGCAACCAGAACCTGCCGGGGACGTGGCAGGACTGGCCGGGCGCGAACCTGCTCCAGTTCACCGAGGCGAGTCTGCTCGGTGACATCGAGGAGGACGTGTGGAGTCAGAACAACATGAAGGAGGCCTACCTCGAAGGCCCGAAACGGGCGGCGCGCCCTGACGGCACCTACGTCACCGTCCCGATCAACATCCACCGACTCAACAACCTCTTCTACAACAAGAGTCTCGTCGAGGAGTCCAGCATCGACGTTGAGAGCCTCTCCTCGCCGGACGACCTCATCGACGCGATGTCGGCGGTCGGCGACAACACCGAGGCGGTCGGGATGGCCCAGTCGACGAAGGCTCCGTGGACGACCCTCCAGTTGTGGGCGGCCGTCTTCATGGGCCAGCACGGCTCCTCGGCGTACATGGACTTCCTGAACGGCGACGCCAACCGCGACGACATCAAGAACGCCTTCGAGACCGTCGCCAACTACGCGGACTACTTCAACTCCGACGCCGCGACCATCTCCTGGACTGAGGGCAACAGCAAGGTGATGAACGGCGAGGCCGCCTTCATCCACCAGGGCGACTGGGCCGCCGGTGCCTACCGTGGCAACGACGAGTTCAACTACGACGACGACTGGGGCCACATCCCGTTCCCCGGCACCTCCGGACTCTACGCGCTCAACATGGACTCCTTCCCCTACGGGACGAACGGCGGGGACGGCAACCCCTCGCCGGAGGCGACCAAGAAGTTCCTCACCTACTGCGGGACGAAGGACGCCCAGATCCGGTTCAACAAGAACAAGGGGTCGATTCCGCCCCGTTCAGACGTGTCTTCCGACGAGTTCGGGCCGTTCCTCTCGAAGCAGATGGACGACTTCTCGAACTCCGACGCCCAGCCCCCGTCGGTCACCCACGGCCTGGGTGTCAAGCCCGGCATGCTGAGCGACCTGAAGTCGGTCGTCTCGGACTTCACGGCCAACCTGAACCCGGACGCGGCCGCCGACGGCTTCGTCCAGGTCTTCGAGTAA
- a CDS encoding class II fumarate hydratase, producing the protein MSEDYRTERDSLGEMQVPADAYWGAQTQRAVENFPISGIGFGRRFVRALGVVKKSAAQANRDLGLLDEETADAIVAAADEVIAGEHDDQFPVDVFQTGSGTSSNMNANEVIANRAAEITGAEIGDRVVHPNDHVNYGQSSNDVIPTAMHVSALEAVEKDLLPALATLANELDAKAEEFDGVVKTGRTHLQDATPVRLGQEFGGYRTQIEKGIRRVEHTREHLSELALGGTAVGTGLNTHPDFPELAAEYITEETGVEFREADDHFEAQAAHDAMSEAHGALRTVAGSMNKIANDLRLLASGPRNGLGEIEQPENQPGSSIMPGKINPVVAEAVNQVHKQVVGNDAAVSAGAAEGQIDLNLYKPVLAHNFLQSADLLANSAEVFGERFVAKLEANEEVCAEQVERSMALATALNPAIGYDKASKVAKQALAEDKTVREVAVSEGYLTEDEADEVLDPEAMTHRGILGED; encoded by the coding sequence ATGAGCGAGGACTACCGAACGGAGCGGGACAGTCTCGGCGAGATGCAGGTGCCGGCGGACGCCTACTGGGGCGCACAGACCCAGCGGGCAGTCGAGAACTTCCCCATCTCGGGGATCGGCTTCGGTCGCCGATTCGTCCGGGCACTGGGTGTCGTGAAGAAGTCGGCCGCGCAGGCGAACCGCGACCTCGGCCTGCTGGACGAGGAGACCGCCGACGCAATCGTCGCGGCGGCCGACGAAGTGATCGCCGGCGAGCACGACGACCAGTTCCCGGTCGACGTGTTCCAGACCGGATCGGGGACCTCCTCGAACATGAACGCAAACGAGGTCATCGCCAACCGCGCCGCCGAGATCACGGGCGCAGAGATCGGCGACCGCGTGGTCCACCCGAACGACCACGTCAACTACGGACAGTCCTCGAACGACGTGATCCCGACCGCGATGCACGTCTCCGCGCTCGAAGCAGTCGAGAAGGACCTCCTGCCCGCACTGGCGACGCTGGCGAACGAACTCGACGCGAAGGCCGAGGAGTTCGACGGCGTCGTCAAGACCGGTCGCACCCACCTGCAGGACGCCACGCCGGTCCGACTCGGTCAGGAGTTCGGCGGCTACCGGACCCAGATCGAGAAGGGCATCCGCCGGGTCGAACACACCCGCGAGCACCTCTCGGAACTCGCACTCGGCGGGACCGCCGTGGGCACCGGCCTGAACACCCACCCGGACTTCCCCGAACTGGCCGCCGAGTACATCACAGAGGAGACGGGCGTCGAGTTCCGCGAGGCCGACGACCACTTCGAGGCGCAGGCGGCCCACGACGCGATGTCGGAGGCCCACGGCGCACTCCGGACCGTCGCGGGGTCGATGAACAAGATCGCGAACGACCTCCGTCTCCTCGCGTCCGGTCCCCGGAACGGACTCGGCGAGATCGAACAACCGGAGAACCAACCCGGCAGTTCGATCATGCCCGGCAAGATCAACCCGGTCGTCGCCGAGGCCGTCAACCAGGTCCACAAGCAGGTCGTCGGCAACGACGCCGCCGTCTCGGCGGGCGCGGCCGAGGGCCAGATCGACCTGAACCTCTACAAACCGGTGCTCGCGCACAACTTCCTCCAGTCGGCCGATCTGCTGGCGAACAGCGCCGAGGTGTTCGGCGAGCGGTTCGTCGCCAAACTGGAGGCCAACGAGGAGGTCTGTGCCGAACAGGTCGAACGCTCGATGGCGCTCGCCACCGCACTCAACCCGGCTATCGGCTACGACAAGGCGTCGAAGGTCGCGAAGCAGGCACTCGCGGAGGACAAGACGGTGCGTGAGGTCGCAGTGAGCGAGGGCTACCTGACGGAGGACGAAGCCGACGAGGTGTTGGACCCCGAGGCGATGACCCACCGGGGCATCCTCGGCGAGGACTGA
- a CDS encoding SDR family oxidoreductase, producing the protein MLLEDSTAVVTGGSSGNGRAISLAFAREGADVVVADIREEPREGGTPTHELVEQESDARATFVECDVTDLAELEAAVDAADEFGGVDVMVNNAGIFRSEEFLEVEPDAFQQMMDINVRGVYFGSQYAARKMVESGGGSIINLSSVAGLEGTGPYVAYCTSKGAVRLMTYALASALGPEGIRVNAIHPGLIETKMTTEDVPILGTDAGDQYMETIPSRRAGQPEDVADAALFLASDMADYVNGESLVVDGGMTSTG; encoded by the coding sequence ATGCTACTCGAAGACAGCACGGCAGTCGTCACCGGTGGATCGAGCGGCAACGGGCGGGCGATCTCGCTGGCGTTCGCCCGCGAGGGCGCGGACGTGGTGGTCGCCGACATCCGCGAGGAACCACGAGAGGGCGGTACGCCGACCCACGAACTGGTCGAACAGGAGAGCGACGCACGGGCGACGTTCGTCGAGTGTGACGTGACCGACCTCGCCGAGTTGGAGGCCGCAGTCGACGCGGCCGACGAGTTCGGCGGTGTCGACGTGATGGTCAACAACGCCGGCATCTTCCGCTCGGAGGAGTTTCTGGAGGTCGAACCCGACGCATTCCAGCAGATGATGGACATCAACGTCCGGGGCGTCTACTTCGGCTCACAGTACGCCGCCCGGAAGATGGTCGAGTCCGGCGGCGGGTCGATCATCAACCTCTCCAGCGTCGCGGGACTGGAGGGGACCGGGCCGTACGTCGCCTACTGCACGAGCAAAGGCGCAGTCCGACTGATGACCTACGCGCTGGCGTCGGCACTCGGTCCCGAGGGGATCAGGGTGAACGCGATCCACCCCGGCCTGATCGAGACGAAGATGACGACAGAGGACGTGCCGATTCTCGGGACCGATGCCGGCGACCAGTACATGGAGACGATTCCCTCTCGCCGCGCCGGACAACCCGAAGACGTGGCCGACGCCGCGCTGTTCCTCGCCAGCGACATGGCGGACTACGTGAACGGCGAGTCGCTGGTCGTCGACGGCGGGATGACCTCGACCGGCTGA
- a CDS encoding MFS transporter, with translation MFPFDSDPDTRVVLQYYLYRAAANPGFFYPIYILFMVDVNDLSYTAVGVIGTAQAIVVLTGEVPTGYVGDRIGRRNSLVVAQGLFLVSTASFLVVTDLLGFLFTFGTLSLATTFISGSGQAWLYDTLAERLDTDEFTRVQGRGSAASKWSMAVTMIAGGLLYVENPVYPFVAGLALQSVSFVLVLSLPKNRQYRSGEGEPDETHVEGSAGEQSGETTSEDEPDTDDHEVLTVFDTLPLIRDQLSRPPLRSFVVFTALYGGLLMTADAYIQPVTLDAIRGSLDAALASIGFPEPATLGFLYSAFTVVSAIASDRAEQVESVLGTRTALLGIPALIAGLFLLPVVVPVLAFPMFFVMKGGGAIFHPISGQYLNDRLESVGRATVLSTVSMLSALSRIPFAVGSGVVADVFDARMAVAALGGTFVVCAGLVQIVGSGVASDARHGTLVD, from the coding sequence ATGTTCCCCTTCGACTCCGACCCCGACACACGCGTCGTCCTCCAGTACTACCTCTATCGCGCGGCAGCCAACCCCGGCTTCTTCTATCCGATCTACATCCTGTTCATGGTCGACGTGAACGACCTGTCGTACACCGCCGTCGGGGTGATCGGCACGGCACAGGCCATCGTCGTCCTGACCGGCGAGGTGCCGACCGGCTACGTCGGGGACCGGATCGGCAGACGAAACAGCCTCGTCGTCGCGCAGGGACTGTTTCTCGTCTCGACCGCGTCGTTTCTCGTCGTCACCGACCTGCTCGGCTTCCTGTTCACCTTCGGCACCCTCTCGCTCGCGACGACGTTCATCTCCGGATCGGGGCAGGCCTGGCTCTACGACACCCTCGCGGAGCGACTGGACACCGACGAGTTCACGCGCGTTCAGGGTCGCGGGAGCGCCGCCTCGAAGTGGTCGATGGCGGTGACGATGATCGCCGGGGGCCTGCTGTACGTCGAGAATCCGGTCTACCCCTTCGTCGCCGGACTCGCACTCCAGTCGGTCAGTTTCGTCCTCGTCCTCTCGCTTCCGAAGAACCGACAGTACCGGTCGGGCGAGGGAGAACCCGACGAGACTCACGTGGAGGGATCGGCGGGCGAACAGTCGGGTGAGACCACGTCCGAAGACGAACCCGACACCGACGACCACGAGGTGCTCACCGTGTTCGACACGCTCCCGCTGATCCGGGACCAACTCAGTCGGCCGCCGCTCCGGTCGTTCGTCGTCTTCACCGCGCTGTACGGCGGACTGTTGATGACGGCCGACGCGTACATCCAGCCCGTCACGCTCGACGCCATCCGGGGGAGTCTGGACGCCGCCCTCGCGTCGATCGGATTCCCGGAGCCTGCGACCCTGGGCTTCCTCTACTCGGCGTTCACGGTGGTCTCGGCGATCGCGAGCGACCGCGCCGAGCAGGTCGAGTCGGTGCTCGGGACCCGGACCGCCCTGCTGGGTATCCCGGCGCTCATCGCCGGTCTGTTCCTGCTCCCGGTCGTGGTGCCGGTCCTCGCGTTCCCGATGTTCTTCGTCATGAAGGGCGGTGGGGCCATCTTCCACCCCATCTCGGGACAGTACCTCAACGACAGGCTGGAGTCGGTCGGCCGGGCCACGGTCCTCTCGACCGTCTCGATGCTGAGTGCGCTCTCGCGCATCCCCTTCGCGGTCGGCAGTGGCGTCGTCGCCGACGTGTTCGACGCTCGAATGGCGGTCGCCGCCCTCGGCGGGACCTTCGTCGTCTGTGCGGGGTTGGTCCAGATCGTCGGCAGTGGGGTGGCCAGTGACGCCCGGCATGGGACACTCGTCGACTGA
- the fen gene encoding flap endonuclease-1, with amino-acid sequence MGNADLRSLATLRDVPFADLEGSVVAVDAHNWLYRYLTTTVKWTSDEKYTTGEGVEVANLIGVVQGLPKFFEHDITPVFVFDGGVTDLKSEEVADRREAREKAEERKQAAEERGDAIEAARLSAQTQRLTDTIQETTRDLLDILDVPWYDAPAEGEAQAAHQNAVGDADYVGSEDYDTLLFGAPRTLRGLTSKGDPELMDLDATLADLDLTREQLIDAAMLCGTDFNAGISGIGPKTALKEIRAHGDLWGVLEARDEHIEHAERVREFFRNPPVRDDYTDEYDLDIDPDVEAARAFVTEEWEVDAGEVERGFERIEESLVQTGLDRWT; translated from the coding sequence ATGGGAAACGCAGACCTACGGTCGCTGGCGACGCTCCGTGACGTTCCGTTCGCGGACCTGGAGGGGAGCGTCGTCGCGGTCGACGCGCACAACTGGCTCTACCGCTATCTGACGACGACGGTCAAGTGGACCAGCGACGAGAAGTACACCACCGGCGAGGGCGTCGAGGTGGCGAACCTGATCGGTGTCGTGCAGGGACTGCCGAAGTTCTTCGAGCACGACATCACGCCCGTCTTCGTCTTCGACGGCGGCGTCACCGACCTCAAGAGCGAGGAGGTCGCCGACCGACGCGAGGCACGCGAGAAGGCCGAAGAGCGCAAGCAGGCGGCAGAGGAGCGCGGCGACGCGATCGAGGCGGCCCGGTTGTCCGCACAGACACAGCGCCTGACGGACACGATTCAGGAGACGACCCGCGACCTGCTGGACATTCTGGACGTGCCGTGGTACGACGCGCCCGCCGAGGGGGAGGCGCAGGCGGCCCACCAGAACGCGGTCGGCGACGCGGACTACGTCGGCAGCGAGGACTACGACACCCTGCTGTTCGGCGCGCCACGCACGCTCCGGGGGTTGACGAGCAAGGGTGATCCCGAACTGATGGACCTCGACGCCACGCTCGCGGACCTCGATCTGACCCGCGAGCAACTGATCGACGCCGCGATGCTCTGCGGGACCGACTTCAACGCCGGCATCTCCGGCATCGGCCCGAAGACCGCCCTGAAGGAGATTCGGGCACACGGCGACCTCTGGGGCGTCCTCGAAGCGCGCGACGAACACATCGAACACGCCGAGCGTGTGCGGGAGTTCTTCCGGAACCCGCCGGTCAGAGACGACTACACCGACGAGTACGACCTGGACATCGACCCCGACGTCGAGGCCGCCCGCGCGTTCGTCACCGAGGAGTGGGAGGTCGACGCCGGCGAGGTGGAACGCGGCTTCGAGCGCATCGAGGAATCGCTGGTCCAGACCGGACTGGATCGCTGGACCTGA
- a CDS encoding GNAT family N-acetyltransferase, with the protein MDLGDPTLELALLGWPGEERTLRLDYRRFSYAGKFVVGRTGKAVVRRRAVESAAGNSAPVTDADLPPLDEPLPPGLDADEFDTDVVAAVAFSPDRTDSGTLWLRYVTVRQDRRGEGLGPRLVRFVTDRAHDRGYDRVRIAVNNPFAYEALHKAGFAWTGGETGLAELVLEHPPPVETAGNGRAPSTAGDRDRYRDRHGTSVERYQAGLDRYRARDLDDPEASFLARKQGTPPPTVLVTDAEGTRETSPDHADDSGN; encoded by the coding sequence ATGGACCTCGGCGACCCGACGCTCGAACTCGCGCTTCTCGGCTGGCCCGGCGAGGAGCGGACCCTGCGGCTGGACTACCGACGGTTCAGCTACGCCGGGAAGTTCGTCGTCGGCAGAACCGGGAAGGCCGTCGTCAGACGCCGGGCGGTCGAGTCGGCGGCCGGCAACTCGGCTCCGGTGACCGACGCGGACCTGCCACCACTCGACGAGCCACTGCCGCCGGGACTCGACGCCGACGAGTTCGACACCGACGTCGTGGCGGCGGTGGCGTTCAGCCCCGACAGAACCGACTCCGGCACGCTCTGGCTCCGGTACGTCACGGTTCGGCAGGACCGACGCGGCGAGGGACTCGGCCCGCGACTCGTCCGGTTCGTCACCGACCGCGCACACGACAGAGGCTACGACCGCGTCCGCATCGCGGTCAACAACCCCTTCGCCTACGAGGCGCTCCACAAAGCCGGCTTCGCGTGGACCGGCGGGGAGACGGGACTGGCCGAACTCGTCTTGGAGCATCCGCCGCCGGTCGAGACCGCTGGCAACGGTCGAGCACCGAGCACCGCGGGAGACCGCGACCGGTATCGAGACCGACACGGCACGAGCGTCGAGAGGTATCAAGCCGGGCTGGATCGCTACCGGGCGCGAGACCTCGACGACCCCGAGGCGTCGTTCCTCGCCCGGAAGCAGGGGACCCCCCCGCCGACGGTGCTCGTCACCGACGCCGAGGGGACCCGGGAGACCTCACCCGACCACGCCGACGACTCGGGGAATTGA
- a CDS encoding class I SAM-dependent methyltransferase encodes MDYGPGDTRFFDRLARLYDLGMPRARKRHLDVGLSLAERPVGRVLDVGGGTGRAAVELDAAERIVVDAARGMLTRARDRGLDTVQGDARRLPVADQSADAVTIVDAFHHLPDQRRVVREAWRVLAPGGVLVVRDFDPDTLLGRGLVLAEDVVGFDSTFTGPDDLAAFLGDAGFRTAVPDRGFGYTVAGVKPGSK; translated from the coding sequence ATGGACTACGGTCCCGGCGACACCCGCTTCTTCGACAGACTCGCCCGCCTGTACGACCTCGGGATGCCCCGCGCCCGCAAGCGCCACCTCGACGTGGGTCTCTCGCTGGCCGAGCGGCCGGTCGGGCGTGTGCTGGACGTCGGCGGCGGCACCGGCCGGGCGGCGGTCGAACTCGACGCGGCCGAACGAATCGTCGTGGACGCGGCACGCGGGATGCTGACCAGAGCGCGCGACCGGGGTCTCGACACGGTGCAGGGCGACGCACGCCGACTCCCGGTCGCCGACCAGTCGGCCGACGCGGTGACGATCGTCGACGCGTTCCACCACCTGCCGGACCAGCGCCGCGTCGTCCGTGAGGCGTGGCGCGTCCTCGCGCCCGGCGGTGTGCTCGTCGTCCGGGACTTCGATCCCGACACACTGCTCGGGCGCGGACTCGTGCTCGCCGAGGACGTCGTCGGCTTCGATTCGACCTTTACCGGTCCGGACGACCTCGCGGCGTTCCTCGGAGACGCCGGCTTCCGGACGGCGGTGCCGGACCGAGGGTTCGGCTACACCGTCGCGGGCGTGAAACCGGGAAGCAAATAA
- a CDS encoding DUF3054 domain-containing protein — protein sequence MSSEVGFLEERIDRASLPLAAGDLLVIAVVLSLGASFHDATIFSRPGELAMVLAPFLVGWVIAAPLIGAYSIGAQESRSSVALVIRSWIPADIIGLAIRATPFVDGGIEPIFVLITLVTVGTGLVVFRLVAARLY from the coding sequence ATGAGTAGCGAGGTCGGCTTCCTCGAAGAACGGATCGACCGCGCGAGCCTCCCGCTCGCGGCCGGCGACCTGTTGGTCATCGCGGTCGTGTTGAGTCTCGGAGCGTCGTTCCACGACGCGACCATCTTCTCGCGTCCCGGCGAACTGGCGATGGTACTCGCACCCTTCCTCGTCGGCTGGGTGATCGCGGCACCGTTGATCGGTGCGTACTCCATCGGCGCTCAGGAGTCGCGGTCGTCGGTCGCGCTGGTGATCCGGTCGTGGATTCCGGCCGACATCATCGGACTGGCGATCCGCGCGACCCCGTTCGTGGACGGCGGTATCGAACCGATCTTCGTCCTCATCACGCTCGTCACGGTCGGCACAGGACTGGTCGTCTTCCGACTCGTGGCGGCACGACTCTACTGA
- a CDS encoding MFS transporter: MNRNDRAITGLAMLAHGMVHTYELSIPIFLTVWLVEFSVIDFGVAQFPVNAATLGVVLTAGYGLFGVGALPGGVLVDRIGSRRLITACLLGMAGSFLLLFLAPGVPTITLALLVWGASASVYHPAGLAMISKGVEQRGTGFAYHGIAGNVGIGLGPLLSAILLLFFDWRVVAGLLAVPAIAAAVFAVRVDFDETAAVATDGGEETGAESAHEDATTTDDSATTDDSDSKASAGVDSLGEFLTESRLLFAGGFTAVFVVVMCSGLYYRGVLTFLPGLLESYPGFEPIPVSSLLPASLADLLGLTAESGRAIEPNRYFYSGLLIIGVVGQYLGGKLTDRIPVEWGIAGGFGALAVLAVVFLPVASLGLAPLLVLGALLGVALFVVQPFYQATVAEYTPAGTRGLSYGYTYLGVFGVGALGTTVAGTILTYASPTVLFATLAGFGALAAVIGVVLARR; encoded by the coding sequence GTGAACCGGAACGACCGCGCCATCACCGGACTGGCGATGCTCGCACACGGGATGGTCCACACCTACGAACTCTCCATCCCCATCTTCCTCACCGTCTGGCTCGTCGAGTTCTCCGTGATCGACTTCGGGGTCGCACAGTTCCCGGTCAACGCCGCGACCCTCGGCGTGGTCCTCACGGCCGGCTACGGCCTGTTCGGCGTCGGTGCACTACCGGGCGGTGTCCTCGTGGATCGGATCGGCTCCCGGCGACTGATCACGGCCTGTCTACTCGGGATGGCCGGTTCCTTCCTGCTCCTCTTCCTCGCGCCCGGCGTCCCGACCATCACACTCGCACTGCTCGTCTGGGGGGCGTCGGCCAGCGTCTACCACCCTGCGGGCTTAGCGATGATCTCGAAAGGTGTCGAACAGCGCGGCACCGGCTTCGCCTATCACGGCATCGCGGGCAACGTCGGGATCGGACTCGGGCCACTGCTGTCTGCGATCCTCCTGCTGTTCTTCGACTGGCGCGTCGTCGCCGGTCTGCTCGCGGTGCCAGCCATCGCGGCGGCCGTCTTCGCGGTTCGAGTCGATTTCGACGAAACTGCGGCGGTGGCGACCGACGGCGGGGAGGAGACAGGAGCGGAGTCGGCACACGAAGATGCGACGACGACAGACGATTCGGCGACGACCGACGACAGTGACTCGAAAGCCTCCGCAGGCGTCGACTCACTCGGCGAGTTCCTCACCGAGTCGCGTCTCCTCTTTGCGGGCGGGTTCACCGCCGTCTTCGTCGTGGTGATGTGTTCCGGTCTCTACTACCGGGGGGTCCTGACGTTCCTGCCCGGCCTGCTGGAGTCGTACCCCGGCTTCGAGCCCATCCCGGTCTCGTCGCTCCTGCCGGCGTCACTCGCAGACCTGCTCGGTCTGACCGCCGAGTCGGGCCGAGCGATCGAACCGAACCGCTACTTCTACTCCGGCCTGCTCATCATCGGTGTCGTCGGGCAGTATCTCGGCGGCAAGTTGACCGACCGCATCCCGGTCGAGTGGGGTATCGCGGGCGGCTTCGGCGCGCTGGCGGTCCTCGCGGTGGTTTTCCTGCCGGTCGCCTCGCTCGGACTCGCACCGCTACTCGTCCTCGGTGCACTCCTCGGTGTCGCGCTGTTCGTCGTCCAGCCGTTCTATCAGGCGACCGTCGCGGAGTACACCCCGGCCGGGACGCGCGGGCTGTCGTACGGCTACACCTACCTCGGTGTCTTCGGCGTCGGTGCGCTCGGGACGACCGTCGCGGGGACGATCCTGACCTACGCCTCGCCGACCGTGCTGTTCGCCACGCTCGCCGGCTTCGGCGCGCTCGCGGCGGTGATCGGTGTGGTGCTGGCCCGGCGGTGA
- a CDS encoding transcription initiation factor IIB gives MSDTTIRTYSQTRENERDRPETTEEERTEATICPECGGQLVADEEHGETVCADCGLVVEEAEVDRGPEWRAFDSSERDSKSRVGAPTTKMMHDKGLSTNIGWQDKDAYGRSLSSKQRRQMQRLRTWNERFRTRDSKERNLKQALGEIDRMASALGLPETVRETASVIYRRALAEDLLPGRSIEGVATASLYAAARQAGTPRSLDEIERVSRVDKMELTRTYRYVVRELKLEIQPADPEQYVPRFASDLGLSDEAERRARELLKNAKEQGLHSGKSPVGLAAAAVYAASLLTNEKVTQSQVSDVANISEVTIRNRYKELLEADDAGLFA, from the coding sequence ATGAGCGATACAACGATCAGAACCTACAGTCAGACCCGCGAGAACGAGCGGGACCGACCCGAGACGACCGAGGAGGAACGCACGGAAGCGACGATCTGTCCGGAGTGCGGTGGACAACTCGTCGCCGACGAAGAGCACGGCGAGACGGTCTGTGCAGACTGCGGTCTCGTCGTCGAGGAGGCCGAAGTGGACCGTGGCCCGGAGTGGCGCGCCTTCGACAGTTCGGAGCGCGACTCCAAGTCCCGCGTCGGTGCCCCGACGACGAAGATGATGCACGACAAGGGCCTGTCGACCAACATCGGCTGGCAGGACAAGGACGCCTACGGCCGGAGCCTCTCGTCGAAACAGCGCCGGCAGATGCAGCGCCTGCGCACGTGGAACGAGCGGTTCCGCACCCGCGACTCGAAGGAGCGCAACCTGAAGCAGGCGCTCGGCGAGATCGACCGCATGGCCTCGGCGCTCGGCCTCCCGGAGACGGTCCGGGAGACCGCGAGTGTCATCTACCGCCGCGCGCTCGCCGAGGACCTCCTGCCGGGTCGGTCCATCGAGGGCGTCGCCACGGCGTCGCTGTACGCGGCCGCACGACAGGCCGGGACGCCGCGCTCGCTCGACGAGATCGAGCGCGTCTCCCGCGTCGACAAGATGGAACTCACCCGGACGTACCGGTACGTTGTCCGCGAACTGAAGCTCGAGATCCAGCCCGCGGACCCCGAGCAGTACGTGCCGCGGTTCGCCTCCGACCTCGGTCTCTCCGACGAGGCAGAGCGGAGAGCCCGCGAACTGCTGAAGAACGCGAAAGAGCAGGGACTGCACTCGGGCAAGTCGCCGGTCGGTCTCGCGGCCGCCGCCGTCTACGCGGCCTCCCTGCTGACCAACGAGAAGGTCACGCAGAGCCAGGTCTCGGACGTGGCGAACATCTCCGAGGTCACCATCCGCAACCGGTACAAGGAACTGCTCGAGGCCGACGACGCGGGCCTGTTCGCTTGA